The Rhodocytophaga rosea genome has a segment encoding these proteins:
- a CDS encoding PAS domain S-box protein — translation MEDFSDLLKAQIRQHLGDAYLMDDQLKNLLYAINQVYQTCETEQILQPSSGTKFTPASENFSLFKSMLDDQTELICRFKKDGTLTYVNKAYCRYFGKEKEQLIGKSFLPVIPEEDLTYIKQQYATITPENAVVRNEHRVIMPDGEVRWHQWTDKAFFNNQGEVTEMLGIGRDITDQKKAALALKESEERYKTLFEAAFEGIAVHDQGIILEVNQASLAALQYTPEDVIGKHLLSFVVPELQEEVKIRISNKPDEPYETVLIKKDGSYLPVEILSKKHQYKGKEVRVAAFRDISQRKLYEKEIHTQKSLFNTILNKLPIDIFIKDREGRYVFINRHIAQTLDMLPTDMLGKTDFDIFNEETASRLATAEKKVWKSKKLISGEEKISYKDQTMYVLSGKIIVQTDEEAPLLLGYFIDITGRAKAEEELRTQETFIRQVLDTGPNLIFVKDLEGNFLMVNQATADLYGMEKEELIFQNNYRLHTQKEENEHFRNTDRQVIEQGITIELQEPFTRPTGETFWFHTIKKPLYLKDGSVQVLAMSQDITDQKKTLEKLKNSELKYRQLVECASDMIYGSDHKGYLIYANPVACHVLGYSEDQLLGRHYSEFVVTEYIHILEDFYRKQYYEQIPDTYIEFKGITGKGEIIWVGQSVHMLMEGDLLKGFQTVARNITERKKVENELIHAKQEAEKSMRAKEQFLSVMSHEIRTPLNAVIGLTHLLLEENPLPEQIEQLQAIKFSADNLMVIINDILDFSKIESGKITFEQIDFETVSVFKGIQQSLNFKAEEKNLRLLFNIDKHIPAKLCGDPVRLNQILLNLVSNAIKFTEKGYVEVNARVIKQQVKGVTIEFRVSDTGIGIETDKLSSIFESFTQASSETTRKYGGTGLGLTITKRLIELQGGSIKVSSKLGMGSEFAFELTFSLAARQITRNQPQAVDEFSHSLRGLKILLVEDNKMNQMVACKFLKKWGVETDIAADGMEAIDKLKTNWYQLILMDLQMPTLDGYATTRFIRNNMQEYLKHIPILALTASALMNVKQNTLEAGMNDFITKPFEPKDLYAKLLKYSSSSYAMNIQSQPASLQKFQHIDLNYLEDVSASDKKFIKEMIRLFMKQTPGFIDILQRATQTADWANIRYMAHKMKATIAMMGIAELQPIIMQLEKYASQESQLAEVATLVKKISTICDEVYEELEQRLEFIG, via the coding sequence ATGGAAGATTTTAGCGATTTACTAAAAGCTCAAATCAGGCAACACCTGGGTGATGCCTATTTGATGGACGATCAGCTGAAAAATTTATTGTATGCCATAAACCAGGTTTATCAAACTTGCGAAACAGAGCAAATTCTCCAGCCTTCCTCAGGTACAAAATTTACTCCGGCTTCAGAGAATTTTTCTCTGTTTAAATCCATGCTTGATGACCAGACAGAGTTGATTTGCCGGTTTAAAAAAGATGGTACGCTCACCTATGTGAACAAAGCATATTGCCGGTATTTTGGAAAAGAGAAAGAGCAACTGATTGGGAAAAGCTTTTTGCCGGTTATTCCAGAAGAAGACCTTACCTATATAAAACAACAATATGCTACGATAACACCTGAAAACGCCGTAGTACGGAACGAACACCGGGTAATTATGCCGGATGGAGAAGTGAGGTGGCATCAATGGACAGATAAAGCATTCTTTAATAATCAGGGTGAAGTAACCGAAATGTTAGGTATTGGCCGGGATATCACCGATCAAAAAAAAGCAGCACTGGCTTTAAAAGAAAGTGAAGAAAGATACAAGACACTCTTTGAAGCTGCGTTTGAAGGAATTGCTGTACATGACCAGGGAATTATTCTGGAAGTAAACCAGGCCAGTCTGGCCGCATTACAATATACCCCTGAAGATGTAATTGGAAAACACCTGCTTAGTTTTGTAGTTCCGGAGTTGCAGGAAGAGGTGAAAATACGCATCAGTAATAAACCTGATGAGCCCTATGAAACGGTATTAATTAAAAAAGATGGTAGCTACCTGCCTGTAGAAATTCTTTCGAAAAAACATCAGTATAAGGGAAAAGAAGTAAGAGTGGCGGCATTCCGTGATATTTCCCAGCGTAAGCTTTACGAAAAAGAAATTCATACCCAGAAGAGCTTATTTAATACTATTCTCAATAAACTCCCTATCGACATTTTTATTAAGGACCGGGAAGGCAGATATGTATTTATTAACCGGCATATTGCCCAGACGCTTGATATGTTACCAACAGACATGCTGGGTAAGACTGATTTCGATATTTTTAATGAAGAAACAGCCAGCCGCTTAGCAACTGCGGAAAAAAAGGTATGGAAAAGCAAAAAGCTGATATCTGGCGAAGAAAAGATTTCATACAAGGATCAAACCATGTATGTGCTGTCGGGAAAGATCATTGTGCAGACGGATGAAGAAGCCCCTTTGTTATTGGGTTACTTTATTGATATTACCGGCCGGGCCAAAGCAGAGGAAGAACTCCGTACCCAGGAAACTTTTATCCGGCAGGTACTCGATACAGGGCCAAACCTGATTTTTGTAAAAGACCTGGAGGGTAACTTCCTGATGGTGAATCAGGCAACAGCCGACTTATATGGTATGGAGAAAGAGGAACTCATATTCCAGAATAACTACCGGCTGCATACCCAGAAGGAAGAGAATGAGCATTTCCGCAACACTGACCGCCAGGTAATTGAACAAGGTATTACTATAGAGTTACAGGAGCCATTTACAAGGCCAACTGGGGAAACATTCTGGTTTCATACCATAAAAAAGCCGCTGTATTTGAAAGATGGAAGTGTACAGGTACTGGCCATGTCACAGGACATTACCGACCAGAAGAAAACTCTGGAAAAACTTAAGAACAGTGAACTCAAATACAGGCAGCTGGTAGAATGTGCAAGTGATATGATTTATGGCAGCGACCACAAAGGTTATCTTATTTACGCAAATCCTGTTGCCTGCCATGTTCTGGGATATAGCGAAGATCAATTACTGGGCAGGCATTATTCCGAATTTGTTGTAACAGAATATATACATATCCTGGAAGATTTTTACCGGAAACAATATTATGAACAGATTCCGGATACTTATATTGAATTTAAAGGAATTACAGGCAAAGGTGAAATTATATGGGTAGGGCAAAGCGTGCACATGTTAATGGAAGGTGACTTGCTGAAAGGTTTCCAGACAGTAGCCCGTAATATTACGGAACGGAAAAAGGTAGAAAATGAATTAATCCATGCCAAGCAAGAAGCAGAAAAATCTATGCGGGCAAAGGAACAGTTCTTATCGGTGATGAGCCATGAAATACGTACACCTCTAAATGCAGTGATTGGGTTAACTCACCTGCTTTTAGAGGAAAACCCACTTCCTGAACAAATTGAGCAACTCCAGGCCATTAAGTTCTCCGCAGATAACCTGATGGTGATTATCAACGACATACTGGATTTTTCAAAAATAGAATCAGGAAAAATTACTTTTGAACAAATTGATTTTGAGACTGTTTCTGTTTTTAAAGGTATTCAGCAAAGCCTTAATTTTAAAGCAGAAGAAAAAAACCTCAGGCTCTTATTCAACATAGATAAACATATACCTGCCAAATTGTGTGGCGATCCAGTGCGTTTAAATCAAATATTACTTAACCTGGTAAGTAATGCAATTAAGTTTACAGAAAAAGGCTATGTTGAAGTAAATGCCAGAGTAATAAAACAACAGGTAAAAGGCGTAACCATAGAATTCAGGGTAAGCGATACCGGCATTGGTATTGAAACTGACAAATTGAGTTCCATATTTGAGAGTTTTACCCAGGCCAGCAGCGAAACAACCCGTAAATATGGAGGCACCGGCTTAGGTTTAACAATCACAAAAAGGCTCATTGAATTGCAGGGAGGTTCTATAAAGGTAAGTAGCAAGCTGGGGATGGGTAGTGAATTTGCATTTGAGCTTACTTTTAGTTTGGCTGCCCGACAAATAACCCGCAATCAACCTCAGGCTGTGGATGAGTTTTCGCATAGTTTGCGGGGATTAAAAATATTACTGGTAGAAGATAATAAGATGAACCAGATGGTCGCCTGTAAATTCCTGAAAAAGTGGGGCGTTGAAACAGATATTGCTGCGGATGGTATGGAAGCCATTGACAAATTAAAAACAAACTGGTACCAGCTTATATTAATGGACTTGCAAATGCCGACTTTAGATGGATATGCAACGACCCGTTTTATCAGAAATAATATGCAGGAATATCTTAAGCATATTCCTATTCTGGCACTCACTGCTTCTGCATTAATGAATGTAAAGCAAAATACATTGGAAGCTGGCATGAATGACTTTATTACCAAACCTTTTGAGCCAAAAGATCTTTACGCCAAGCTTCTCAAATATTCTTCATCCAGTTACGCTATGAATATACAGTCACAACCAGCTTCGCTACAGAAATTTCAGCACATAGACCTCAATTATCTGGAAGATGTATCAGCCAGTGATAAAAAATTTATTAAGGAAATGATCCGTTTGTTTATGAAGCAAACCCCAGGCTTTATAGATATACTTCAACGGGCTACTCAAACTGCCGACTGGGCTAATATCCGCTATATGGCTCATAAGATGAAAGCAACCATTGCCATGATGGGTATTGCAGAACTGCAACCGATTATTATGCAGCTCGAAAAATACGCAAGTCAGGAGAGCCAACTGGCAGAAGTAGCTACCCTGGTAAAGAAAATTTCTACAATCTGTGATGAAGTATACGAGGAACTCGAACAACGACTTGAGTTTATTGGCTGA
- a CDS encoding efflux RND transporter periplasmic adaptor subunit produces MKNTHRLIFATILAFACSSGSDVDKKKQELAELKAQQQEITGKIKQLETDLAKLAPAKAAEARIKLVEITPIQPQTFKHYIPVQGTIESDNNVMVSPKTGGVVTAVYVNEGDRVSKGQVLAVIDDAVMRQSVEELKTGLELATTVYQKQENLWNQKIGSEIQYLQAKNNKESLERKLQTLNSQLAMNRITSPLNGTVDEVNVKAGEAASPGVGVVRVVNLAEVKVKARVADSYITAVKKGDEVKITLPDIKEEIQGKISFVGQVVNPQSRTFDIEVTLNNRDNKLKPNMLAVININDKTAQNAIVIEENFVQQTENGDVVFVAGSQKAEARKVKTGLAYNGRVEILEGLKQGDSIITNGYQDLVDGQSIKVSNTSDKLTSAN; encoded by the coding sequence ATGAAAAATACACATAGACTGATTTTTGCCACTATTTTAGCCTTTGCCTGCAGTTCTGGTTCAGACGTAGATAAGAAAAAACAAGAACTCGCCGAATTAAAAGCCCAGCAACAGGAAATTACCGGAAAGATTAAACAATTAGAAACTGACCTGGCCAAGCTGGCTCCAGCAAAAGCTGCTGAAGCCAGAATAAAACTGGTGGAGATTACGCCCATACAGCCGCAAACCTTCAAACATTATATTCCGGTACAAGGCACTATAGAATCGGACAATAATGTGATGGTAAGTCCTAAAACTGGCGGTGTAGTTACCGCTGTATATGTAAACGAAGGAGACCGGGTAAGTAAAGGACAAGTACTGGCTGTGATTGATGATGCCGTGATGCGCCAGAGTGTGGAAGAATTGAAAACTGGTCTTGAACTGGCTACTACAGTGTATCAGAAACAGGAAAATCTCTGGAATCAGAAAATAGGTTCTGAAATCCAATACCTGCAAGCCAAAAACAATAAGGAAAGTTTAGAGAGAAAGCTGCAAACACTTAATTCTCAATTGGCTATGAACCGCATTACCTCTCCTCTTAATGGTACAGTAGACGAAGTAAATGTGAAAGCTGGCGAAGCTGCTAGTCCCGGTGTAGGTGTAGTGAGGGTAGTGAACCTGGCGGAAGTGAAAGTAAAAGCCAGAGTAGCCGACTCCTATATTACGGCTGTGAAGAAAGGCGATGAAGTAAAAATAACGCTGCCTGATATCAAAGAAGAAATCCAGGGAAAAATTAGTTTTGTAGGACAGGTAGTAAACCCTCAAAGCCGGACCTTCGATATTGAAGTTACCCTCAACAACCGGGATAATAAACTCAAGCCGAATATGCTGGCGGTAATAAATATCAATGACAAAACTGCCCAGAATGCCATTGTGATCGAGGAAAACTTTGTTCAGCAAACTGAAAACGGCGATGTTGTATTCGTAGCCGGAAGTCAGAAAGCTGAAGCTCGTAAAGTAAAAACCGGATTAGCCTACAATGGCAGAGTAGAAATTCTGGAAGGGTTAAAACAGGGCGATAGCATCATTACCAATGGATACCAGGACCTGGTAGATGGACAA
- a CDS encoding TolC family protein — protein sequence MAICSTWLIPHQSIAQTTPPAQQNFSLKQAVDFALLNNVNVKNAQSDTKSANARVGEIRAVGLPQISAQAQLLHNIKIQNVILESGAGPSFGDPNAPPPPAGTVIAFPFQLKNNGTVALNVNQLIFDGSYFIGLKAASTYKELAQKTLTQSKVTVADAVTKAYYGVLINRERLGLLNTNLTRLDTLFSETQAMYQNGFVEKIDVDRIEVQRNNLNTEKQKVERLVDLSSYLLKFQMGLRMNDIVVLTDRLNDENIENMVIAATENFNYNQRIEYSTLQTQKELAYLDIRNNRMGYLPQLAAFGTFGYNPAATKLGNITQNERWIDYSYVGLQLNVPIFDGLRKHYKIQQAKLTYEKTQQSTALLQNSIDLEIRQATVTLTNSLESLKSQKRNLDLAQEIVRVTRIKYQQGVGSNIEVINAEADFKEAQTNYYAALYDAYIAKVDLDRATGQLYVTE from the coding sequence ATGGCCATATGCAGTACCTGGCTCATCCCACATCAAAGTATTGCCCAAACCACACCACCGGCTCAGCAGAATTTCTCTTTGAAGCAGGCAGTAGACTTTGCCTTGCTTAATAATGTGAATGTAAAAAATGCGCAATCTGATACCAAAAGTGCTAATGCCCGGGTGGGAGAAATACGAGCAGTAGGTTTACCTCAGATAAGTGCACAGGCACAGCTATTGCATAATATTAAGATACAAAATGTGATTCTTGAAAGTGGTGCAGGCCCCTCTTTTGGTGATCCTAATGCTCCTCCTCCTCCGGCAGGAACTGTAATCGCCTTTCCGTTCCAATTGAAAAATAATGGCACTGTTGCACTAAATGTAAACCAGCTTATTTTCGATGGTTCGTACTTTATTGGACTTAAAGCCGCTAGTACCTATAAAGAACTCGCTCAGAAAACCTTAACACAATCTAAAGTGACTGTGGCAGATGCCGTAACAAAGGCATATTATGGTGTGTTAATCAACCGCGAAAGACTAGGATTACTAAATACTAATCTGACCCGCCTGGATACTTTATTTTCAGAAACACAGGCTATGTACCAAAATGGTTTTGTGGAAAAAATCGATGTAGACCGTATTGAGGTACAACGTAACAACCTGAATACGGAAAAGCAAAAAGTAGAAAGACTGGTAGATTTGAGTTCATATCTGCTGAAATTTCAGATGGGCTTACGGATGAATGATATTGTAGTGTTAACAGATAGGCTTAATGATGAAAATATTGAAAATATGGTTATTGCTGCCACTGAAAACTTCAACTACAACCAGCGGATAGAATACTCTACCTTACAGACTCAAAAAGAACTGGCTTATCTGGATATACGTAACAATCGGATGGGATACCTACCTCAGTTAGCTGCCTTTGGGACTTTTGGATATAACCCCGCAGCAACCAAGTTGGGAAATATCACGCAGAACGAACGGTGGATTGACTATAGTTATGTTGGTCTGCAATTAAACGTACCAATTTTCGATGGTTTACGAAAACACTATAAAATACAACAAGCCAAATTAACTTACGAAAAAACTCAGCAGAGCACTGCCCTATTACAGAATTCCATTGACCTGGAAATCAGGCAGGCAACTGTTACCCTCACCAACAGCCTGGAATCACTGAAATCGCAAAAGCGGAACCTGGATCTGGCACAGGAAATAGTACGGGTAACCCGTATCAAATACCAGCAGGGCGTAGGCTCCAATATAGAGGTAATTAATGCAGAAGCTGATTTTAAAGAAGCCCAGACGAATTACTATGCTGCCTTGTATGATGCCTACATCGCAAAAGTAGACCTCGACCGGGCCACAGGACAGCTTTATGTAACCGAATAA
- a CDS encoding GDP-mannose 4,6-dehydratase, producing MKTAIITGITGQDGAYLAKLLLEKGYQVIGLSRDLLNCNVKNLEYLQIAEKVHLIELNLLDLSRVSRVIEKFEPDEIYNLAAQSSVGSSFDNPIDTLEYNTTSVANFLESIRKINSRIKFYQASSSEMFGYIKEENLPIKESLIFHPVSPYGVSKASAHWLSVNYREAYGMFTACGILFNHESALRGENYVIKKVINNAVRIKNGLPAHLQLGNLAIKRDWGYAPKYVEAMWLMLQDDVPGDYIICSGEAVSLESFIHKVFQQLNLDVEKYVSINPGLLRPLDLPVIYGDNTKAKKELGWEYNLNTDALIHTLIEDEMQWLEWNLSQSFASQSKAGI from the coding sequence ATGAAAACCGCTATAATAACAGGTATTACCGGGCAGGATGGTGCCTATCTGGCAAAATTACTTCTTGAAAAAGGATATCAAGTGATTGGCTTGAGCCGTGATTTACTCAATTGCAATGTAAAAAACCTGGAATATCTGCAGATTGCAGAGAAAGTACACTTAATTGAACTCAACTTACTGGATTTATCAAGGGTAAGCAGGGTAATTGAAAAGTTTGAGCCTGACGAGATATATAACTTGGCCGCTCAAAGCTCGGTAGGATCATCGTTTGATAATCCGATTGATACATTGGAGTATAATACCACGAGTGTAGCCAATTTTCTGGAATCTATCCGGAAGATAAACAGCCGAATTAAATTTTATCAGGCTTCCAGCAGTGAAATGTTTGGCTATATAAAAGAAGAAAATCTGCCTATTAAGGAGAGCCTTATTTTTCACCCGGTAAGTCCTTATGGTGTTTCTAAAGCCTCTGCTCACTGGCTATCGGTTAATTACCGGGAGGCGTATGGTATGTTTACAGCCTGTGGTATTTTGTTTAACCATGAATCTGCATTGAGAGGGGAAAATTACGTAATTAAGAAAGTGATTAATAATGCGGTCCGGATAAAAAATGGACTTCCGGCACACTTGCAATTGGGAAATCTTGCCATTAAACGTGATTGGGGATATGCTCCTAAATATGTAGAAGCTATGTGGCTAATGCTTCAAGATGATGTTCCGGGAGATTATATTATTTGTTCAGGCGAAGCAGTAAGCCTGGAAAGTTTTATCCATAAGGTATTCCAGCAACTTAACCTGGATGTAGAGAAATATGTAAGCATTAATCCCGGCTTATTGAGGCCTTTAGATCTGCCTGTTATTTATGGAGATAATACCAAAGCAAAAAAAGAGCTGGGATGGGAATATAATCTGAATACCGATGCCTTGATTCATACGTTGATTGAAGATGAAATGCAGTGGCTGGAGTGGAATTTATCCCAATCCTTTGCTTCGCAGAGTAAAGCAGGGATATAA
- a CDS encoding Lrp/AsnC family transcriptional regulator — protein sequence MNSEIEQSKNLPMFLDTKDLEILRLLQVNAKLTVREIASKIHLSSTPVHERIKRMEKNGVIQQYAALVDHRLVNKGIMVICQVSLKEHDKKMAQLFINAVLQFKEVIECYNISGEFDFMLKIVTESMDSYHQFFVNQLSEVKGIGQTKSIFVMNVVKQTHQIL from the coding sequence ATGAATTCAGAAATAGAACAAAGTAAAAATCTACCTATGTTTTTAGACACAAAAGATTTAGAAATCCTACGTTTGCTTCAGGTAAATGCAAAACTTACTGTTAGAGAGATTGCTTCAAAGATTCATTTGAGTTCAACACCCGTTCATGAGAGAATTAAGCGGATGGAGAAAAATGGGGTAATTCAACAATATGCAGCCTTAGTCGATCACCGCCTGGTGAATAAGGGAATTATGGTCATCTGCCAGGTTTCATTAAAAGAACATGACAAAAAAATGGCTCAATTGTTTATTAATGCTGTTCTTCAGTTTAAAGAAGTAATTGAGTGTTATAATATTTCCGGAGAATTTGATTTTATGCTTAAAATCGTAACTGAAAGTATGGACAGTTATCACCAGTTTTTTGTAAATCAACTAAGTGAAGTAAAAGGAATTGGACAGACAAAAAGTATTTTTGTGATGAATGTAGTAAAACAAACCCACCAGATTCTGTAA
- a CDS encoding TetR/AcrR family transcriptional regulator, translating into MEVKERILAAAEGLFLQYGFRSISMDDIARHLAVSKKTIYQFFSDKDEIVCLVATRHFNREKELCKERIFDQAENAVHELLQVSRHIKTTTMNANPSIMFDLQKYHPKAWQIFKDFKLGFILQHLRRNLKQGIEEGLYRADINVEIIARLRLEQIQLAFDASAFPPTEFNFFDIQLEFLDHFIRGIVTEKGLQLLTEYKTKEHHHAQ; encoded by the coding sequence GTGGAAGTGAAGGAACGCATACTTGCTGCTGCTGAAGGACTTTTTCTCCAGTATGGCTTCAGAAGTATATCAATGGACGATATTGCCCGCCACCTGGCTGTTTCTAAAAAAACTATATACCAGTTTTTTTCTGACAAAGATGAGATTGTGTGTCTGGTAGCCACGAGGCATTTTAACAGGGAGAAAGAATTATGTAAAGAACGGATTTTTGACCAGGCGGAGAATGCAGTGCATGAATTATTACAAGTGTCCAGGCACATAAAAACGACTACGATGAATGCCAATCCGTCGATTATGTTTGACCTGCAGAAATACCATCCCAAAGCCTGGCAGATCTTTAAGGATTTTAAACTGGGATTTATTCTGCAGCATTTGCGGCGCAATTTAAAACAAGGAATTGAAGAGGGCTTATACCGGGCCGATATCAATGTGGAAATAATAGCACGGCTACGGCTGGAACAAATACAACTCGCTTTTGATGCCAGTGCATTTCCGCCTACGGAATTTAACTTTTTTGATATTCAACTTGAGTTTCTCGACCATTTTATACGGGGCATTGTCACCGAAAAAGGATTACAGCTTTTAACTGAATACAAAACAAAAGAACACCATCATGCACAGTAG